Part of the Rhodohalobacter sp. 614A genome is shown below.
CATTAAAGCAAGAATAAACCCGAGTGTGCTCCATTCAATGATTCCAAGAAGAGCAACGACGATTAAAATCAAAGACAGAAAGAAAAGTAGTTTGACAAGTTTCATGCGTTGAAGGATTAGGTTTGAGTTTTCACATTCAATACCTCACTACAAATGCGCACAACATTTTGCCTGAACTTACTTCTTTTTTTGAAGTAACTCAATACACCTATATCTATGTGAATCAGTTGGTTAAGATGCTTTTATGAATAACCAATCCAAACCGCGATGGCGATAGCCACTGCACAGATAACAAGCAGTTTTATCATCAAGGGATAGATAAACCGGAACCAACGTTCGTAGGGAATGTTGGCCAGTCCGAGAATTCCCATTAAAACGGCGTTTGTGGGTACAATCATATTCATTAAACCATCCCCCAGTTGATAGCATAAAACGGCAACCTGTCGGGAAACGCCAACGATGTCGCCGATGGGGGCCATCAACGGCATGGTTACAAAAGCCTGTCCGCTTCCAGAAGGAATGAAGAAATTCAAAATACTTTGGACGAATAACATGCCAACGGCAGCAATTTCAGCCCCGGCATAGGAGAGGGGAGTTGCGAGTCCATTAACGACCGTATGCAAGATTTGGGCGTCTTCCATCAGCAGGGCGATGGATCGTGCCAATCCGATCAGCAACGCTGTACCGGTTAATTCAGCAGCTCCTTTTGAGAAAACGGAAGCGGTATCGTTCACTCCCAATCCACCGATGATTCCTGCAATGATGGCGAGGGCAAAAAAGATGGCGCCAAGTTCAATGATATACCAGTGCCACAGCCATATGCCGATAATCACCAATACAAGCGCAATAAGTGTAATGCCCAGTACGAGTATTTTTTTTGTATCCATTGCAGGATAGCTCATGTTTTCATGTTCATCTTGCTCAATTCCTTTCATTAAACTGGACTCGGGATCTTTCTGGACCCGTTTTGCATACGACCAGACATGATGAAATCCGACCACGAGTAACGGAACTGCCAAAATCAGGCGATACCACATTCCGGACGTTGGGGTGAGTTCTGCAATATCCTGCGCGATAAGAAGTGTAAATGGATTGAGGACGGCAACCCCATATCCAATTCCGTAACCCACCACCATTGTGCCGATAGCAGTGATGGCATCCAGGTTCAGTGCGATGCATAATGAAACCAGTATAATCGCAAAAGGAATGTATTCTTCGGCCATTCCTAAAGTGGCGGATGCGGCTGCAAATGCTATCATCATAAGAAAAAGAAGAGGGCCGGGTTGATTGCCAAATGTATTAAGAATTTTTCCAAGCAACGCATCAATCGCCCCGGTTTGGCGAATTACAGCCAGCGATCCGCCAATAATCAAAACGAAAAAGATAATTCCCTGTGCATCCGCGAATGCTCTTGGAACCACTGTGAATAGAGATGTAACCGGTAAATACTCTTTGTCCGGTATGGTATCAAATGAGTTGGGGACCACCACTTCCCGACCGGCTTCATTTTCAAACGTTTCAAAATGTCCCGAGGGAACAATCCATGTGAGGATTAATGCAGCAACCATCAGAAAGAACAGAAGGGCGAGAGTGTGAGGAACTTTAAATTTCAATAGAAGATGGATTGGTTAAGATTCTCACGAATGATACTAATTATGAATCAAACATTTGAGAAATATCAATCCACGATATTTTACTTGAAATTCCCCTCCCACGGGGTAATGGGAGGGGATCCACCTCTCTTGCAGCTAAATAACAAATCGGTCAGGTTATGATGAGTTGTATCATCGTAACTTTAAAATGTTTCCAGATTAAATCTTTTTGATCAGAGAAAAGACAGATGTGAAAATGAAGCTGAAATTAAATCGTTCAACTTCTCTTTTATCAAATGAAACGGCAGTCTAATGAAGGAGAGTGATTAATTAGACTTATCGGATTTTTTGTTCCGATTTTTTGATCTCTTGAAGTCCTCATTTTTCAGCGGATCCCAAATTTTATTCTTGGAATCTTTGTCACGTGTGAGGGGAGCAACCAATACATCAAAAACCTCTTCCGGCAATTTGGTGTATTGTGCGGTTACCTGTTCAGCGGCTACATCAAAGTGCCACTCAATTCTCTTGGCAAATACTTCTTCCAGGTTTTTGATAGCTTCTTCATCTTCTTCATTATTCGTACTCAACGTGCGAAGGGCCTGGATGATTTCCTGTTGCCCCAGAAGTAAAGCTTCCATCAGCGCTTTATTGGTGATTACCGTATTCAACAAAACCTTGAGAATCTGCTGATTCTGTAGAATTTTTTGGAGGGGATGATCCGGTGATTCGATCTCTTTTTTCTCAACCCGTTCCGGTAAATCATAGACGCCACGGTGAACACGAACAATCAAGCCCATGCTGGTCATTTCAGAAAGGCCACTCCGGGCATTATTGTAATCCAAACCGGTTTTCTCAACAATATCCTGGATTTGCATCTCTTCGCCGGCTTTATCTAAAACTTCAATAATTTTAGCTCGACGTGGTGATATAGAATTGCGCTTCGTACTCATAAAAAAATGGTTTAACTGAATATTGACCAGATCGAGAAATATTACATACTATAGTAGATTCTTTTTAGATGATTTGCAAATACATAGCTGCTTAAACAACGAACGAAAACCGGCTTTCATTCATCGTCCAAATTATTGATCGAAACTTTCCTTCATGTCCATCAAATTGATTTGTATTTTGGCAGTGAACCAACGTTGACAAAACACATTTTGAATGAAGTATATTGGAGGACATGTCAGTGCCGCAGGTGGTGTTGCAAATGCACCCATTCGGGCACATGAAATCGGGGCGACCGGTTTTGCACTTTTTACAAAAAATCAACGCCAGTGGACCGCCAAACCGTTAACAGAAGAAGATATTATCGGGTTTAAGCAAGCTTGTAAAGCCCACAATTACCCGATAGAAGCGGTGATGCCTCACGATAGTTATTTGATTAATCTCGGGCATCCCGAAAAGGCTGGATTGAAAAAATCGAAAGATGCGTTTCTGGATGAACTGCAAAGATGCGAACAACTGGGAATACAAAAGCTGAATTTCCATCCGGGGAGTCACCTGAAAAAGATCAGTGAAAAAGAGTGCATTAAAGTGATTGCAGATTCAATCAATGAAGCACTCGATCAGACCTCTTTTGTAAAAGCTGTCATCGAAAATACGGCTGGCCAGGGAACCAACATGGGCTACCGATTTGAGCATCTTGCAGAGATGATTGAACGGGTTGATCAAAAAGAACGGGTTGGAGTTTGTATTGATACGGCTCACGCTTTTGCCGCCGGTTATGATGTTTCGACTGAAGACGGTTTTGAAGATACTTTTCATCAGTTTGAACAAATTGTAGGTTTCAACAAATTGATGGGGATGCATTTGAATGATTCCAAGAAAGCGCTGGGATCCAAAGTTGATCGCCACGAAAGCTTGGGTGACGGCCTGATCGGGTGGACTCCTTTTAAAATGATTATGAAAGATTCCCGGTTTGATGGAATCCCGCTCATTCTTGAAACACCTAATATGGAGAGATGGGCAGAGGAGATCGAACAATTACGAACCTGGGCCGGTGATACAATTCATCCCACAATTTCAGAAAAAGAAAATATTTCCAAATAAAATTCAACGATGTCAAAAAAGAAACTCTTTCTACTCGACGGAATGGCGCTTGCATACCGGGCACATTTCGCATTTATCAATAGCCGGCTAAAAAACTCGGAGGGAATTCCGACCGGGCCAATTCTTGGTTTTGCAAATACGGTGGAAAAGATGCTCGAGGAGGACAAGCCCACGCACATCGCCGTGGCCTGGGATACGCATGAACCGACTTTCCGCCACAAAATGGATGAGGAGTACAAAGCCAATCGTCCGCCGCAACCGGAAGAACTGAAAGTTGGCATTCCTCTGATGAAAGAGATGTTAAAGGCGTGGGGAATTCCCTGTATTGAACAACACGGGTATGAAGCGGATGACATTATCGGGACAATTGCAAACGGTGCCAATGCCGATGACGTGGACGTGATGTTGGTGACGCCGGACAAAGATTTTATGCAGCTCGTTCATGATCACATTAAAATGATGAAACCCGATAACAAGGACGGCGGTTTCAATATTATCGATCGGGAAGGGGTGAAAGATTATTTCGGAGTTTATCCTGAACAAGTTATTGATGTGCTGGCGATGATTGGAGATACATCCGATAATATCCCGGGCGTTCCGGGTATCGGCAAAAAAGGCGCTCCAAAGTTAATTAAAAAATATGGTTCGCTGGCAGCGGCCATTCAGGACGCTCCCAACATTTCAGGAAAGAGGGCGCGTGAAGGTCTGACGGAATTTGCCGACCAGGCACTTTTAGCCAAGGAGATGGTCACAATCAAAACAGATGTGCCGGATGTTGAAGATTGGGAGAAGCTGGAGTGGAAAGGACCGGATAACAAGAAATTGGGCCTTTTCTTCAAAAGAATGGAATTTCGAACATTAACGCGAAAATATTTGGGTGAACAAGGTCCGGTTGCTGAAAAAAGCGGTGACCAGGTTGACTTGTTCGGCTCGTTTAAAGAAGAGGCGCCCAAACAGGAATTGGATGAAGAGAAGGTTAACTATGAGTTGATAAACACTATTGAGAAGTTGAAAAAAGTTGTACAGATCTTTCAGGACAAGAGCGAATTCTGCTTTGATACGGAAACGGATGGGCCCGATCCGGTGATCGCCAATTTAGTTGGAATTGCACTTTCAGCTATGCCTGGTTCAGGGTATTACGTTCCGGTGAACGTAGAAGGCGGACTTGATGAAAGGGAAGTGATAGATATTATTCGCCCGGTTTTTGAGAATCCCGATTCCATTAAAATTGCCCATAATTACAAGTTCGATTATTTGATTTTATCGCGGGCGGGAATTGATATCAAAGGAAAAGCATTTGATACGATGGTTGCGGCTTATCTTGTGGATGCTACTCAGAAATTGAAAATGGACGAACTTTCCAAGGGATTGCTGAATTACAAACCGGTTCCGATTGAAGAGCTGATCGGGAAAGGGAAAGCTCAAAAGTCGATGGCAGATTTGAGTCCGGATGATGTGTATTTGTACGCCTGCGAAGATGCGGATATTACTCTTCGATTGCATGAAATTTTAAGTAAACAGCTTAAGAAAGATGAGTTGGAAGAGATCGCCTTCAACGTGGATTTTCCCCTGATGGAAGTGCTGGCTGATATGGAGTATAAAGGTGTTAAGCTGGATACGGAGATGCTCGCCGGGTTTTCTAAAGAGCTGGAAAGTGATTTGTTGGAGCTTGAAAAAGAGATTTATGAAAAAGCAGGAGAGGAATTCAACATAAATTCACCTCAACAGTTGGGTGTGATTTTGTTTGAAAAGCTGGAGTTGCCCGCAGGAAAAAAAACCAAAACCGGTCAGTATTCAACGGCAGAATCGGTATTGACGAATCTTGCAGCGAAGTACGAAATGCCAAGTTTGATTCTGGATTACCGGCAGTTGACGAAACTGAAATCAACTTATGTGGATGCTCTTCCGGCGCTGATAAAACCGGAAACCGGTCGCGTGCATACGGATTTTAACCAAAGTGTAGCGGCAACGGGACGATTGGCCTCCTCTAATCCAAACCTTCAAAATATCCCGATTCGAACCGAACGTGGTCGGGAAATCCGAAAGGCGTTTATTGCTGAAGAAGGATATAAGTTGATGTCTGCTGATTATTCCCAGGTTGAGCTTCGGGTGATTGCGCATATCGCCCAAGACCAGGCGATGATCGAGGCGTTTATTAATGACGAGGATATTCATTCCAGAACCGCAAAGGAGATTTTCAGCCTTGATTCGATTGACGAAGTAACACCCGATCACCGGCGAAAAGCCAAGGAAGTGAATTTTGGGATTCCGTATGGTGTGAGTGCGTACGGATTGGCCTCTCGCTTGGGAATTGAGAACAGTGAAGGAAAAGAAATGATCGATCAGTATTTCGAGCGGTTTCCAAAAATTCTGACTTACATTAATGATACAAAGGCTTTTGCACGCGAACATGGCTATGTAAAAACCATGATGGGCCGGCGGCGGTATATTCCGGATATCAAATCGGGCAACTGGAATGTGCGCGGATTTGCCGAGCGAGTCGCGATCAATATGCCGATCCAGGGAACAGCGGCTGATATTATTAAACTGGCAATGATCAACATTCACAACTGGCTGGAAGAAAACCAGAAACAGAGCCGAATGCTGCTACAGGTACATGATGAGTTGGTGTTTGAAATCCACGAAAGCGAATTGGATGAAGTGCCGGCAAAAATCCAAGAGTTAATGGAATCGGCAGTGGATCTTGTTGTTCCATTGAAAGTAGATACCGGAATTGGCGAGAATTGGTTGGAAGCTCATTAGGAGATTCGTGAAGCAGAGCTTTGGGGAGGCGTTTCGAAGGAGGACCTTCGGAACGAGTTTTGCTGAAAACAGAGTCCCTTTTTAAATCCAATTACTTCTACTTGTCACCTACTTGTTCCGAAGCTCTGCTTCGGAACACACACCTTGGAAGCTCAGCTTCAATCGTAACTTTCAGAATCCTTCAATAATTTCTCACCGGTTTCCAGGTAGTGATTCATCGATTTCTCCCACCACTTCATGGATCTACAGAAATCGTCTTTTAACTGATTTTCGATATAGAAATTCGCTTCATCACTCAGTGCCGTGTATTGATAGCGGATGTGAACGTTCGTCAGTTCATCGGCAACTTTCTCAAGATCGATATTGATACGGATCACATTTTCTCCGGGTGACACCCTGAGGAATTCAATTTTATAATCCATTGGGTCGTATTGAGTGACATGCCAGACGGTTTCATGCTCGCCATGATGTGGCGTGGTAAAAACACAATCCTTCTCAATCAATCCGGATGCGGAATGGATCATTTTACAGTTCCATCCATCAAGCCAGTCGTTTTCCCGAACCGGACAAAGAAGCGGAAAAACTTCATCCACACTCCCTTTATTTGACTGGATGTAACAAAACGTTTTTTGTTTTCCCTGGAATGACATAGCTCATTCAATTAGATATTGGAATGTATAAAATTTCGGGAAAAAATATGTCAGAATAAGAGTTGGGATTTAGGACAAGGCTTTATTTTTCGCCTCTTCTGAAGAAATCACCGGTACAATTTTAAACTCCATTACATCGTCCCAGTTTGAGATCCACTGGTGAATTTTTTCTTCGGAATCCGTTTCCATTACCTGGTAGCATTTTTCCATGTTCTCATCAATCCAGCTATGGATATAGGTGAGCCCTTCCGGTTGCATGCGTCCTTTCTCTTCAAGTCGTTTGTAAATCTCATTGACTTGTCCCGGTTTGAAAGTTTCAATGATCATGTATGTCATGTTTCTCCTCTTGTCAGTGTGTTTTTTTAAATGTACAAATCCATTCAATTTTAGGCTGATTTTTTAAGATTTATCGAGCATTCGCTTTCTCATGTTTGTATTTTTAAAGAAAGAGAATTTTTAGAGAGTACTATGAGAAGTTTAAACAGACGGGCAAAGATCACGGGGACCGGTTCTTATCTTCCAAGTAAAACCATTAAAAACAGTGATCTTCATGTTGAATTTGCATCGAAAGATTCCTGGATTCAGAAGAACCTGGGAATAAAGGAAAGAAGAATTGCTGATCCCTCTGAGGCGACCAGTGACCTTGCAGCTAAAGCTGGGCAACGCGCAATAGAAAGTGCAGGCCTCACCCCACCGGATATCGATCTTATTATAGTAGCGACAACTACACCAGACCGGCCGGCACCATCCACGGCCTGTATTGTCCAGGAAAAAATCGGAGCGTTTAATGCCGCCGCGTTTGATTTGGCAGCGGTTTGTTCGGGTTTTTTATATGGAATGACGGTTGCCAACCAGTTTATAGCCACTAAAATGTACGAGCATATTTTGGTGATTGGAGTAGATGTTTTCTCGCGCATTACGGATTGGGAGAGAAGAGATTGTATTTTTTTCGGAGATGGTGCAGGGGCCGCTGTTTTTTCACCGGCGGGAGATTCTGAAGGATTTTTGAACTTTCGGCTTCATGCAGATGGCCGGGGAAAGTTTCACTTTACGATTCCGGCTGGGGGATCCGAAATACCGGCAACACCAGAGACACTCGATAAGCGGCTTCACTTTTTTGAAATGAACGGACGAGCTGTTTATGAAACGGCCACAAAAGTCCTTCCGGAGGTGATTCTTGAAGTTTTGGACGATGCCCATTTAACGGTTGATGACATCAAACTTGTGATTCCCCATCAACCCAGCATTAAAGTTTTGAAAGAAGTGGCGAGAATCATCAACATGCCTTTTGAAAAAGTAATGACCAATATGGCACATTATGCGAACACTTCCGGCGGTACGATTCCCATATTGCTTGACGAAGTCGTGCGGGCCGGTAAGATCAACAAAGGCGATCTGATCCTGTTTGCAGCTGTAGGAAGCGGCTGGACCTGGGGCGCTTCCATTCTGAAATGGGCTTAAAAATTACACAATGATCAATTGAGAAGAGTGTGTCATATTGAGCGCAATTCCGAGTTTTTTTCACTCAGAATGAAGTCGAAATATGAGTTTTCAGTTTCGCACCGATTTAAAACTGTCAATGTTGCGGCATGAGCAAGTCTTTCACTCGCATCTTTTTTTTAGAAAGAAAACTTTGCATTCGAATTCATTTCTCAATTTTAAATTTAAGCAGTTTCTGAAAGTCCACAATGAAGGAATTATCCTTTACGATCATTGAGACGCCGCGTCCCTCGGCATATTTTCTGGCTTTAGATAACTCCTTTTTCAAATTTTCGCTGATGTCAGATTCAAGAATTTTAGAAACAGTTTTTTCTCCAAAGACAAATGAAGCTCTAAAAAAGCCATCGTAGATAATGATAAAAAACAGGTTCCTCTTTTTGAGGAATGTCTTCAATATCCATCCGTTTTTTGGGCCATAAAATTTCCACTCCTCAACTGTTTCTCCGGCTATTTTTTTGACTGTTTCCCGAAGTTCCAGAAGAGGCGTATAAGCCTGTTTTAGTTTTTCCCTGATTTGAACTTCATCAGGTGTAATATTTTTCTCATGAAATGCACTTTCTGTCATGATAAACCTCCTGATTTTTAAGTTTGAATACAGACTCCTCTATGAAACATAAATAGCTGAGTAGTCAAATCAAATAGAAATTCTTAACTCTGTTTTTGATGAATGCTCAGAATCAGGCTTATCAAGAAACCAGGACAAACTCTGTCCGTTAATATTTTTTGAATGAATTTTATTTTCCTTCGCAACGTAAAAAAATCCAAATACAAAGCAGATCCAAAGAATGGTTTTCTTACTCAATATCGAGATTATATTTTTCCAGGAGGCCGGGTAATCCATTGAGGGAAAATTTGGCTTTATTGATATTGTTGATGACAGGATCAATAGAAAAATTATACGATGACTTGAAGTCGGCTTTCTTAAGATTTGTGTTTCTGAAAATGGCCTGATGAAGATCGCAATTCGCAAAATTACAATCTGAAAGATTGGTTTCGGTAAAATCCACCTCTTTAAGATTACAATCCAGAAAAGAAATGTCTTTGGGATTTATTTGGTAGAAAGAGGAGAGGCTCAGGTTGCAGCCGTGGAAATGGATAGAGAAAAGAAATTCATTGCAATCTTCAAAGCGTAATCCCACCAGTTTACAATTTTGGAAGGCAACTTCATTGAAAAATACATCATATAACCTGGATGAGCTGAAATCACAATTTTCAAATTCACATTCAATGAAATGGATTCCCGTAAGATCCGAATTTGGTAAAATGCAGTTAACAAACCGGCAACTTTCGTAGTCGCCGGCATCCATTTTTTTTAGCCCTTTAAAGGTTTGATCTGCGAAATATGAAGCCGACATGCGGGAGTGGGTGCTTCTTCAAACAATATCAATTGTCGTTCTATTTGAAAGAGTAGCTTATTCTTTATTATAAGCCTCAAGTGCGGCATCAAGGCTCGTATGATGATCAAATACAGTATTCAACTGAGAAACCATCAACAAACTGGAAATCCGTTTGTCGGCATTACACAATTTAATGTCGCCATCATTTTTTCGAACAGTATTCAATCCACCGATGAGTATTCCAAGACCGGATGAGTTCATGAACTTCACATTTTCAAGATTGATAATAATCTTTTTCTTGCCTTCATCAATCAATTTATGGATTTCATTAGAGAAGGTTTCGGCGTCCGGTCCGCCCATAATTCTTCCTTTTAAATCAATGACTACACAATTGTACTTTTCAGATATGCTATAATTCATGGTCCCCTAAATTTAGTGGTTTATTGGTGGAGGAAAATTACAATTTAAATTATTAAAAGCTAATAATAGTTCGACATTAAATATTCATATTGAATCAAAAAAACCAATTATAATATTATAAGAAAGTAGTTTGATATGAATTTTCTTTTATATTGGCGAATAAATTGATGTGGATGATTTTAAATGATCATTAATTCATTTGATGAAAAGTGAAAAAACTTTTACCAGAAGCATTAATGAATTAGAAAATATTTTCAGTTTCCTGGAAGTTAATGGAGAGAGATTTCATATGAATGAAAGGAACCTTCATGATCTTGAACTTTCGGTTGAAGAAATTTTCACAAATATGGTTCGTCATAATTCGAGCTCCAACCAGGCTATTGAAATATCGATAGAGCTTGATGACGGACAGATTTTAACTTGCTTAACTGATCACGAAGACACGCCTTTTGATTTTACTCAACTCGGTGAGATTGATTTTGAAGAATATATAGCCAAAAAAAAATCCGGCGGCTTAGGAATTTTTCTTGTGAAAGAATTGATGGATGAAGTGAGATTTGAACACCTGAACGGGAAGTCGAAAATCACAATAATAAAAAAAGCTTGAGGTTTTAAATGCTTACTATCGAAAAAAAGAGTGCGAATGAACTGAAGTTTATTGGCCGTTTAGATGCAAGCCAGGTAGAAAAAGCTGCAAACCATCTTTCAAAAAAAGAAGAGACGATTACGATAGATATGTCGGACCTAGATTACATTTCCAGTATGGGATTGAGCATTTTGGTTAATACCTATAAGCGGTTGAGTGAAAACGGACACTCAGTTAAATTAAAGCACTTGAATAATCACGTAAGAGCCGTTTTTAAATATACCCGCCTCGACCAGGTTTTTATTATTGAATAGTTCTAAATTTATTCAGTTTTTTAGATACTTTATTTCAGA
Proteins encoded:
- a CDS encoding YfcC family protein; protein product: MKFKVPHTLALLFFLMVAALILTWIVPSGHFETFENEAGREVVVPNSFDTIPDKEYLPVTSLFTVVPRAFADAQGIIFFVLIIGGSLAVIRQTGAIDALLGKILNTFGNQPGPLLFLMMIAFAAASATLGMAEEYIPFAIILVSLCIALNLDAITAIGTMVVGYGIGYGVAVLNPFTLLIAQDIAELTPTSGMWYRLILAVPLLVVGFHHVWSYAKRVQKDPESSLMKGIEQDEHENMSYPAMDTKKILVLGITLIALVLVIIGIWLWHWYIIELGAIFFALAIIAGIIGGLGVNDTASVFSKGAAELTGTALLIGLARSIALLMEDAQILHTVVNGLATPLSYAGAEIAAVGMLFVQSILNFFIPSGSGQAFVTMPLMAPIGDIVGVSRQVAVLCYQLGDGLMNMIVPTNAVLMGILGLANIPYERWFRFIYPLMIKLLVICAVAIAIAVWIGYS
- the nfo gene encoding deoxyribonuclease IV, with the translated sequence MKYIGGHVSAAGGVANAPIRAHEIGATGFALFTKNQRQWTAKPLTEEDIIGFKQACKAHNYPIEAVMPHDSYLINLGHPEKAGLKKSKDAFLDELQRCEQLGIQKLNFHPGSHLKKISEKECIKVIADSINEALDQTSFVKAVIENTAGQGTNMGYRFEHLAEMIERVDQKERVGVCIDTAHAFAAGYDVSTEDGFEDTFHQFEQIVGFNKLMGMHLNDSKKALGSKVDRHESLGDGLIGWTPFKMIMKDSRFDGIPLILETPNMERWAEEIEQLRTWAGDTIHPTISEKENISK
- the polA gene encoding DNA polymerase I, giving the protein MSKKKLFLLDGMALAYRAHFAFINSRLKNSEGIPTGPILGFANTVEKMLEEDKPTHIAVAWDTHEPTFRHKMDEEYKANRPPQPEELKVGIPLMKEMLKAWGIPCIEQHGYEADDIIGTIANGANADDVDVMLVTPDKDFMQLVHDHIKMMKPDNKDGGFNIIDREGVKDYFGVYPEQVIDVLAMIGDTSDNIPGVPGIGKKGAPKLIKKYGSLAAAIQDAPNISGKRAREGLTEFADQALLAKEMVTIKTDVPDVEDWEKLEWKGPDNKKLGLFFKRMEFRTLTRKYLGEQGPVAEKSGDQVDLFGSFKEEAPKQELDEEKVNYELINTIEKLKKVVQIFQDKSEFCFDTETDGPDPVIANLVGIALSAMPGSGYYVPVNVEGGLDEREVIDIIRPVFENPDSIKIAHNYKFDYLILSRAGIDIKGKAFDTMVAAYLVDATQKLKMDELSKGLLNYKPVPIEELIGKGKAQKSMADLSPDDVYLYACEDADITLRLHEILSKQLKKDELEEIAFNVDFPLMEVLADMEYKGVKLDTEMLAGFSKELESDLLELEKEIYEKAGEEFNINSPQQLGVILFEKLELPAGKKTKTGQYSTAESVLTNLAAKYEMPSLILDYRQLTKLKSTYVDALPALIKPETGRVHTDFNQSVAATGRLASSNPNLQNIPIRTERGREIRKAFIAEEGYKLMSADYSQVELRVIAHIAQDQAMIEAFINDEDIHSRTAKEIFSLDSIDEVTPDHRRKAKEVNFGIPYGVSAYGLASRLGIENSEGKEMIDQYFERFPKILTYINDTKAFAREHGYVKTMMGRRRYIPDIKSGNWNVRGFAERVAINMPIQGTAADIIKLAMINIHNWLEENQKQSRMLLQVHDELVFEIHESELDEVPAKIQELMESAVDLVVPLKVDTGIGENWLEAH
- a CDS encoding DUF3303 domain-containing protein, which produces MTYMIIETFKPGQVNEIYKRLEEKGRMQPEGLTYIHSWIDENMEKCYQVMETDSEEKIHQWISNWDDVMEFKIVPVISSEEAKNKALS
- a CDS encoding 3-oxoacyl-ACP synthase III family protein, with protein sequence MRSLNRRAKITGTGSYLPSKTIKNSDLHVEFASKDSWIQKNLGIKERRIADPSEATSDLAAKAGQRAIESAGLTPPDIDLIIVATTTPDRPAPSTACIVQEKIGAFNAAAFDLAAVCSGFLYGMTVANQFIATKMYEHILVIGVDVFSRITDWERRDCIFFGDGAGAAVFSPAGDSEGFLNFRLHADGRGKFHFTIPAGGSEIPATPETLDKRLHFFEMNGRAVYETATKVLPEVILEVLDDAHLTVDDIKLVIPHQPSIKVLKEVARIINMPFEKVMTNMAHYANTSGGTIPILLDEVVRAGKINKGDLILFAAVGSGWTWGASILKWA
- a CDS encoding DUF3788 family protein, which codes for MTESAFHEKNITPDEVQIREKLKQAYTPLLELRETVKKIAGETVEEWKFYGPKNGWILKTFLKKRNLFFIIIYDGFFRASFVFGEKTVSKILESDISENLKKELSKARKYAEGRGVSMIVKDNSFIVDFQKLLKFKIEK
- a CDS encoding pentapeptide repeat-containing protein, which translates into the protein MSASYFADQTFKGLKKMDAGDYESCRFVNCILPNSDLTGIHFIECEFENCDFSSSRLYDVFFNEVAFQNCKLVGLRFEDCNEFLFSIHFHGCNLSLSSFYQINPKDISFLDCNLKEVDFTETNLSDCNFANCDLHQAIFRNTNLKKADFKSSYNFSIDPVINNINKAKFSLNGLPGLLEKYNLDIE
- a CDS encoding STAS domain-containing protein — protein: MNYSISEKYNCVVIDLKGRIMGGPDAETFSNEIHKLIDEGKKKIIINLENVKFMNSSGLGILIGGLNTVRKNDGDIKLCNADKRISSLLMVSQLNTVFDHHTSLDAALEAYNKE
- a CDS encoding ATP-binding protein, translated to MKSEKTFTRSINELENIFSFLEVNGERFHMNERNLHDLELSVEEIFTNMVRHNSSSNQAIEISIELDDGQILTCLTDHEDTPFDFTQLGEIDFEEYIAKKKSGGLGIFLVKELMDEVRFEHLNGKSKITIIKKA
- a CDS encoding STAS domain-containing protein, which codes for MLTIEKKSANELKFIGRLDASQVEKAANHLSKKEETITIDMSDLDYISSMGLSILVNTYKRLSENGHSVKLKHLNNHVRAVFKYTRLDQVFIIE